In Mytilus edulis chromosome 4, xbMytEdul2.2, whole genome shotgun sequence, the following proteins share a genomic window:
- the LOC139518354 gene encoding zwei Ig domain protein zig-1-like: protein MAANIVLWIIITLLTHLSVFSLHSHYPRLLPVNTTVTFNREETATLKCAIDHLGRKTVSWRKLPYITPITTGVTRFAQDSRYEAVHVPWKKQWNLSIKSVQLHDAGVYECQVGTHRKQLRQKITLHVKDAVLYRKADIKITGTQFPEKGGIMFLFCNATGKKHAPNRINWFKNGERLFSERSEKMSIKKTISINAGVMTSSLVITDVHPDDNGTYVCRATSLEDETLITSLKVNVSNGGSSYPKRDVTRTDTLESNSAQITGMHSKVGLIYFFLTFVLLVW from the exons tctTTTCATTGCATTCCCATTACCCTCGACTTTTGCCTGTAAATACAACCGTGACTTTTAACAGAGAGGAAACTGCCACATTGAAATGTGCAATAGATCATTTAGGAAGAAAAACA gtATCCTGGCGAAAGCTTCCATACATTACTCCAATAACAACAGGCGTGACACGTTTTGCACAAGATAGCAGGTATGAAGCAGTTCACGTTCCATGGAAAAAACAGTGGAATCTAAGCATTAAAAGCGTGCAGTTACATGACGCTGGTGTATATGAATGTCAAGTAGGAACCCATCGAAAACAGTTACGACAAAAAATAACGCTGCATGTTAAAG ATGCTGTTTTATATAGGAAAGCTG ACATAAAAATAACAGGAACGCAGTTTCCTGAAAAGGGAGGTATCATGTTTCTGTTTTGTAACGCAACAGGCAAGAAACATGCTCCAAATAGAATCAATTGGTTTAAAAATGGAGAGAGACTGTTTTCTGAAAGATCAGAAAAGATGTCCATTAAAAAGACTATATCTATTAATGCCGGTGTCATGACCAGCTCGTTAGTGATAACAGATGTACACCCTGACGATAACGGAACCTATGTCTGTAGGGCAACTAGTCTGGAGGATGAAACTCTCATAACAAGTTTGAAGGTTAATGTTTCAAATG gtgGATCAAGTTATCCAAAGAGAG ATGTCACAAGAACAGATACTCTTGAATCCAATTCCGCTCAAATAACTGGTATGCATTCAAAAGTCGGATTGATTTATTTCTTCCTGACATTTGTACTTTTGGTATGGTGA
- the LOC139518618 gene encoding uncharacterized protein, whose product MVKLHKLGIQGKTWKWIKNFLNNRMAKCIFDGFIGTEFETNIGLQQGSMLAPTLFNIYINEFLNDIKGENTKFADDGTMWQSRKPEKIDELKEEMAQDIGKAIEWTSKWRVNISIEKTEVCMFTKKKISKEDKTIKLNGKDLNYNPNPKLLGVILDEKMTFGKHLETLEKKASRNLTILREVRQISKMNTKKLLQLYFCQKRSIVEYSCPAWQVAEQKDLQKLDRLQRKALTLCLDMPSTSGREALEIEAGVLPIDLRIEEMSIKEIAKIQSKSIKEPIKQQLIHYQEEIVHDIHITPMGKALIQSGEMEKETGININLIEPEFTYRLAETSRTQTTPSYWNRLGSSKSRTSEQKKLCITVMTKLIGNTANDQTTAYTDVSCMGNPGPCGAGAIIYTEDSRPAIRLHRPVAQRGSILLAELVAIVMVLEFCILERLHNTITTLKIFSDIQSAVGLLTLHWAPKSYFDVIRDIREHIEDLRTKRIEICILWTPGHANIQGNDEADLLAKQAAEEATQLLPKNNIISLQDVKQGAHKSVMLKWQRRWELSNTGRDLFKITSNVKNIPIFDYPTKKFFSIFIQLRTGYTTLYYYKQRTGQNTTDLCSCGNKETQQHYLTECPNYERYREEMYHQITKEIGIRKINTCTLLED is encoded by the coding sequence TCTATGCTAGCTCCTACTCTGTTCAACATCTATATAAACGAGTTTCTGAATGACATCAAAGGTGAAAACACAAAATTTGCAGATGACGGTACAATGTGGCAATCCAGAAAGCCAGAGAAAATAGATGAACTGAAAGAGGAAATGGCACAAGACATCGGAAAAGCAATAGAATGGACCAGTAAATGGAGAGTTAACATCAGCATTGAAAAGACAGAAGTGTGCATGTTCACCAAAAAGAAAATCAGTAAAGAGGATAAAACTATCAAATTAAATGGAAAAGACCTAAATTATAACCCAAACCCAAAGTTACTTGGAGTAATACTGGACGAGAAAATGACGTTTGGAAAACACTTAGAAACACTGGAAAAAAAAGCAAGTAGAAATCTGACCATACTACGAGAAGTAAGACAAATCAGTAAGATGAATACCAAGAAACTGTTACAATTGTACTTTTGTCAAAAAAGATCTATTGTGGAATATAGCTGCCCAGCATGGCAGGTTGCTGAACAAAAAGACCTCCAAAAACTTGATAGGTTACAGAGGAAAGCTCTCACTCTGTGCCTAGATATGCCATCAACATCAGGCAGAGAAGCTTTAGAAATTGAGGCGGGAGTTCTTCCAATAGACCTGAGAATCGAAGAGATGTCTATAAAAGAAATTGCAAAAATTCAATCAAAGTCCATAAAAGAACCTATTAAACAACAACTTATACATTACCAAGAGGAAATAGTCCATGACATCCATATAACACCAATGGGCAAAGCGCTAATTCAGTCAGGTGAAATGGAAAAAGAAACTGGCATTAACATCAATTTGATAGAGCCGGAATTTACTTATAGACTTGCAGAAACATCACGGACACAAACAACACCATCATACTGGAACAGACTTGGCAGCTCGAAATCAAGAACATCAGAACAAAAGAAACTATGTATAACAGTCATGACAAAATTAATAGGTAACACAGCAAACGACCAAACAACTGCATACACTGATGTATCATGCATGGGAAATCCGGGACCATGTGGAGCTGGTGCAATCATATACACAGAAGACTCAAGACCAGCCATACGACTACACAGACCTGTCGCTCAAAGAGGATCCATCTTACTAGCAGAGCTTGTAGCAATTGTAATGGTACTGGAATTTTGTATACTTGAAAGACTACACAACACCATCACCACACTTAAAATTTTCTCTGACATTCAAAGTGCAGTAGGACTCCTCACACTACATTGGGCACCCAAATCCTATTTTGATGTGATTCGAGACATCAGAGAACACATTGAGGACCTAAGAACTAAAAGGATTGAAATTTGCATCCTATGGACACCAGGACATGCAAATATTCAAGGGAACGATGAAGCGGACTTATTGGCAAAGCAAGCTGCAGAAGAAGCAACACAACTCTTgccaaaaaacaacataatttcCCTTCAAGACGTAAAACAAGGTGCACACAAGAGTGTCATGCTGAAGTGGCAAAGACGATGGGAATTAAGCAACACAGGAAGAGACCTTTTTAAAATAACATCAAACGTTAAAAACATCCCAATCTTTGACTATCCAACCAAAAAATTCTTCAGCATCTTTATACAACTTAGAACTGGCTACACAACCctttattattataaacaacGCACAGGGCAAAACACCACCGACTTATGCAGCTGTGGAAACAAGGAAACACAACAGCACTACCTCACAGAGTGCCCCAACTACGAGCGTTATAGAGAAGAAATGTACCACCAAATTACAAAAGAAATTGGAATACGCAAAATCAACACATGCACACTGCTAGAAGACTAG